The nucleotide sequence TCGGTGGCAGGGTCTGCGATCTCTTCGGCCAGCAGAATCATGCCCGCGCAGGACCCGTAGACCGGAAGGCCGTCGGCTATACGCTTTTGGATGGGATCACGGAGTTCAAAGATCCGGGACAGTTTGTCGATGGTGGTGGATTCGCCACCGGGGATGATCAGGCCGTCGATCCCGTCCAGCTCGGCAGGCCGGCGGATACCCACGCCTACAGCTCCAGCGGACTCGACGGCATGAATGTGCTCACGGAAATCGCCCTGGAGTGCCAGGACGCCGATCCGGAGGCCTGTACCCACGCGTGACGAAGCGTCGGAAAGGGGGTTGGTCATTGGACCATCATAGTGCTCCCGCCCGCACGGCCGGCTTCGGTCAGTGCTCTGCGACCTGAGGCGACCCGGGTTCCATGCCGCGTCTGGGATATATTACAGAGCATGCTTTCCTTCAGCGTTCCCCTCGGCAAGCTGGTCCGCACTCTGTCCCGGCTGCGGGGCGGCGGGTCGGCGTTTCCCGGGCTTGTGGTCGAGAAGATCGACCCCCGGTTCATGCAGCGAACGCTGGCGTCACTGCCGCACGGTGTCGCTGTTGTCAGCGGCACCAATGGCAAGACCACAACTACCAAGATGGTGGTGGAACTCCTCGAAAGCCAGGGCCTGAAGGTCTTCACGAACCGTTCGGGCAGCAACTTCACCCGCGGAGTAGCTGCGTCCCTGCTCGGAGAGGTCGATTGGCGGGGACGGCTTGACGCCGATATCGCCATTCTTGAACTCGACGAAGCACATGCCGTCCACTTCGTTAACAAGGTTCCTCCCCGTTACAGCCTGCTGCTGAATGTCCTCAGGGATCAGCTGGACCGGTTCGGCGAGATCGACAAAACGGCCCGGCTCCTGGAGCACATTGCATCCAAGACCACCGACACCGTCGTCCTGAACCGGGAAGACCCCCGCGTTGCGCGGATAGCCAACATCGTCAACAGCCTCGATGCCGTTCATCACCCCGAGGTGCGGTACTTCGGTCTGGACGAGTCACTCCGCAGCACCTTCCCGAACGACGACGAAATGCGGACAGGCAGTGGACCCTCACCGTCCGGCACGTCCGTGGCCGCAGCGTCCGGTGAGGAAGTCGACTTGCCGGATGCCGACGTCGTGCTTCGCCGGGTAGGTGCCCAGGACGCAGACTTTGAGTTCGACGGCAAGACCGTGACCACAACCATGAAGCTGCGCGGCGTTTACAACATCTTCAACGCTGCCGCGGCGTTGTCGCTGACCCGCGCAGTTCTGGGAACCGGCCCCATTGACACCCCAAAGCTCGTCAAAGCCCTTGGCGACGTCGCCCCGGCATTCGGACGCGGTGAAAGCCTCACGGTGGATGGCCAACCGCTCGAACTCGTGCTGGTAAAGAATCCCAGCGGTTTCCGGCTCGGCCTGAAGTCGTTCCCGGCCGGCGGCTACGCAACCATGATCGCGATCAACGACAACTATGCCGACGGCAGGGACATGTCGTGGCTGTGGGACGTGGAGTTCGAGTCCCTGCGCGAAGGCGGAGTAGAGGTCCTTACGGGGGTCAGGGCCTACGACATGGCCCTCCGGCTGCAGTACGACGACGTGCCCTTCGGCGCCGTGGAGCCGGATATAACAGCAGCACTTCGGACCTTTATCGACGGCTCCCGCGGCAAGCCCAAGCGCATTTTCTGCACGTACACATCAATGCTGGCCATCCGCCGCGAACTCGCCAAAATCACCATAGTTGAGGTGGTCTCATGACCTCGGAAACCCAGCCCACCGCCCATTCACCGGAGGAGCGTGCCCAGTCCACCAAGGGCACTATCCGCGTCCTCCAGCTGTACCCGCGCGAAATGAACATCTACGGCGACTGGGGCAACGCCCTGGTGCTGAAGCAACGGATCAAGTGGCATGGCTACACGCCGGAGCTGCTGGAGTACAACGTGGGAGATGATTTCCCGGACGACGTCGACATCATTGTGGGCGGCGGCGGGCAGGACAGCGGCCAACTTGTCATCCAGGACGACCTTCAGGCGCGCGCGGAGCAGTTGAGGGAGCTGGCCGACAACGGCGCCCCAATGTTGGTGATCTGCGGCCTTTACCAGCTCTTTGGAAAGTTCTTCAAGACCAGCACCGGACCCACTATCCCCGGGATCGGGATCCTGGATGTCGAAACCCAGGGTACGGATGAACGCCTCATCGGCAACGTGATCATGAAGTCCGCCGAGTTCGGCGACATCATGGGCTACGAGAACCACAGCGGTCAGACCACCTTGGGTCCTGGCGTACAACCTCTGGGGACAGTGACCAAAGGTGCGGGCAACAACAGCAAGG is from Paenarthrobacter nicotinovorans and encodes:
- a CDS encoding Mur ligase family protein, yielding MLSFSVPLGKLVRTLSRLRGGGSAFPGLVVEKIDPRFMQRTLASLPHGVAVVSGTNGKTTTTKMVVELLESQGLKVFTNRSGSNFTRGVAASLLGEVDWRGRLDADIAILELDEAHAVHFVNKVPPRYSLLLNVLRDQLDRFGEIDKTARLLEHIASKTTDTVVLNREDPRVARIANIVNSLDAVHHPEVRYFGLDESLRSTFPNDDEMRTGSGPSPSGTSVAAASGEEVDLPDADVVLRRVGAQDADFEFDGKTVTTTMKLRGVYNIFNAAAALSLTRAVLGTGPIDTPKLVKALGDVAPAFGRGESLTVDGQPLELVLVKNPSGFRLGLKSFPAGGYATMIAINDNYADGRDMSWLWDVEFESLREGGVEVLTGVRAYDMALRLQYDDVPFGAVEPDITAALRTFIDGSRGKPKRIFCTYTSMLAIRRELAKITIVEVVS
- a CDS encoding type 1 glutamine amidotransferase, with translation MTSETQPTAHSPEERAQSTKGTIRVLQLYPREMNIYGDWGNALVLKQRIKWHGYTPELLEYNVGDDFPDDVDIIVGGGGQDSGQLVIQDDLQARAEQLRELADNGAPMLVICGLYQLFGKFFKTSTGPTIPGIGILDVETQGTDERLIGNVIMKSAEFGDIMGYENHSGQTTLGPGVQPLGTVTKGAGNNSKDGHEGARYNNVVASYLHGSLLPKNPAIADFLIRTAAERKFGAFVPGSPDDDYARLAREHAARRPR